The Nevskiales bacterium genome contains a region encoding:
- a CDS encoding SDR family NAD(P)-dependent oxidoreductase: MGVEIRGKTIVITGASSGIGAAAAKLLARKGARVCLVARRADELARVKADIEAAGGQAWIYPADLSKEAEIDACARAILAEHPQVDVLVNNAARSIRRLVSESFDRFHDYQRTMQLNYFGPLRLTLAMLPGMLARGQGHIVNVSSYSTMLTVPRFSAYVASKSALEGFSRSLAAELVGKAIYVTVINYPLVKTPMTAPTAGYRYLKQMEPEEAAGWIVKAIEKRPARVATFIQAAWGVLLAAFPTLMTAYTGRFMLRRARKLQARVERDAQRNGRA, encoded by the coding sequence ATGGGGGTCGAGATCCGGGGCAAGACCATCGTCATCACCGGCGCGTCCAGCGGCATCGGCGCGGCGGCGGCGAAGCTGCTCGCGCGCAAGGGCGCGCGCGTCTGCCTGGTGGCGCGCAGAGCCGACGAGCTGGCGCGGGTGAAGGCCGACATCGAGGCGGCGGGCGGGCAGGCCTGGATCTATCCCGCCGACCTGTCGAAGGAGGCCGAGATCGACGCCTGCGCGCGGGCCATCCTCGCCGAGCACCCGCAGGTGGACGTGCTGGTCAACAATGCCGCGCGCTCGATCCGTCGGCTGGTCAGCGAATCGTTCGACCGCTTCCACGACTACCAGCGCACCATGCAGCTCAACTACTTCGGGCCATTGCGGCTGACGCTGGCCATGCTGCCCGGCATGCTGGCGCGCGGCCAGGGGCATATCGTCAATGTTTCCAGCTACTCCACCATGCTGACGGTGCCGCGCTTTTCCGCCTATGTCGCGAGCAAGTCGGCGCTGGAGGGCTTCTCGCGCAGCCTCGCCGCCGAGCTGGTCGGCAAGGCGATTTACGTCACCGTGATCAACTACCCGCTGGTCAAAACGCCGATGACCGCCCCGACGGCCGGTTACCGTTACCTCAAGCAGATGGAGCCGGAAGAGGCCGCAGGCTGGATCGTGAAGGCGATCGAGAAACGCCCGGCGCGCGTCGCCACCTTCATCCAGGCCGCCTGGGGCGTGCTGCTGGCCGCTTTCCCGACGCTGATGACGGCCTATACCGGGCGCTT